The following coding sequences are from one Rathayibacter sp. SW19 window:
- a CDS encoding heme-binding protein has product MTITDAEFELESLLADEDAAWLERFGYDDAWRLGIWSVERLRADRLVGAVTIFLGDQCVFHAALPGTSADLDLWLDRKVRIVRTYARSLFFVKRLFLSQGRDFATESLYDPRQLMAAGGGMPIRVGDAPTGVIAFSGWHEEGEHPLAVEALRALAATQRGDAGA; this is encoded by the coding sequence ATGACGATCACCGATGCAGAATTCGAACTCGAATCCCTGCTCGCCGACGAAGACGCCGCATGGCTCGAACGCTTCGGCTACGACGACGCCTGGCGACTCGGCATCTGGTCGGTCGAGCGGCTCCGGGCGGACCGTCTCGTGGGTGCCGTGACGATCTTCCTCGGCGATCAGTGTGTGTTCCACGCGGCGCTTCCCGGCACGAGCGCCGATCTTGACCTCTGGCTGGATCGCAAGGTTCGCATCGTCAGGACATATGCACGCAGCTTATTCTTCGTGAAGCGGCTGTTCCTCTCGCAGGGTCGCGACTTCGCCACGGAGTCGCTCTACGATCCCCGTCAGCTGATGGCGGCCGGCGGTGGCATGCCCATCCGCGTCGGCGACGCGCCCACCGGTGTCATCGCCTTCTCCGGCTGGCACGAAGAGGGCGAGCACCCTCTCGCCGTCGAAGCGCTGCGCGCACTGGCGGCCACACAGCGTGGGGATGCAGGTGCCTGA
- a CDS encoding SDR family NAD(P)-dependent oxidoreductase, whose protein sequence is MPEFARYPSLAGRTAFVSGGASGLGAEFVSQLAAQGSRVAFVDIDEDAAARLVAEIADRGEPEPYFQVIDVRDIPALQLAIARAFDRLGPITVLVNNAANDTRRTVSDLDLAAWDDGIAVNVRHHFFAAQAVQPMMKAAGGGSIINLGSISAHIDLVDLPVYITAKAGIEGLTRTLAREFGGDGIRVNAIIPGWIMTERQLTSWVGEAEHEKILAAQCLPELLYPADVARMMLWLAADDSRLATAQTWVVDGGWQ, encoded by the coding sequence GTGCCTGAGTTCGCCCGCTACCCGTCGCTTGCCGGGCGCACCGCGTTCGTCAGCGGGGGTGCCTCCGGTCTCGGAGCCGAGTTCGTCTCCCAGCTCGCCGCGCAGGGCTCCCGCGTCGCGTTCGTCGACATCGACGAGGATGCGGCGGCCCGGCTGGTCGCCGAGATCGCAGACCGCGGCGAGCCCGAGCCGTATTTCCAGGTCATCGACGTGCGCGACATCCCGGCACTGCAGCTTGCGATCGCGCGTGCATTCGACCGCCTCGGACCGATCACCGTCCTCGTCAACAATGCCGCAAACGACACCCGCCGCACGGTGTCCGACCTCGATCTCGCCGCATGGGACGACGGGATCGCCGTGAACGTGCGGCACCACTTCTTCGCGGCGCAGGCCGTGCAGCCGATGATGAAGGCCGCCGGCGGAGGCTCGATCATCAACCTCGGATCCATCAGCGCGCACATCGACCTGGTCGACCTCCCCGTCTACATCACCGCGAAAGCCGGCATCGAAGGCCTGACGCGCACGCTGGCCCGCGAGTTCGGTGGCGACGGAATCCGCGTGAACGCCATCATCCCCGGCTGGATCATGACGGAGCGGCAGCTCACCAGCTGGGTCGGAGAAGCGGAGCACGAGAAGATCTTGGCCGCCCAGTGCCTGCCCGAGCTCTTGTACCCTGCGGATGTGGCCCGCATGATGCTCTGGCTGGCAGCCGACGACTCCCGGCTGGCGACCGCGCAGACCTGGGTAGTGGATGGAGGCTGGCAATGA